CAGCATTTTCATTTCGATTTCGCGCGTCGAACCGATGCCATGCGGTTCACCGCTGGTCCACCGACACGCCTTGAAATCGGGCATCCATTCATCTTGATGATCGGCCGTAGCGAAAATGTCGAACACACGCTGCGGCGAGGCATCGATGGTCAAGACGTTGGCAAGACGATGCGGGGCAGAATCGATGTAGGACGTATCGGACGGTTTTGTATTGAACCACATGGTCGTCGCCTCACTTACGAGCTTTCAGGAATGCATCGACATTGGGTTGTTGCGAGCGTCGCAGCGCCGCGCAAATGCGCATCGATTCGAGCGACTGAGCGAGCATGCGTGGACCACCGGCATATTTGGGCGATCGATCTTTGAAGTAGGCAATGACTTCGTCGCGGCGTTTGTCATCGCAAAGTGCCGCGCCAAACCACGAAAATCTGGCCGGGTATTCACTGGGCAGTCGAGCAGCCAAGTCGTCGAAGTTTTTCTTCAAAAACGCGTACGCTCGCTCTTTCGTCGCAGGGTGCCACGATGCCGCCATGAGCACTTGCATGGCTTCTCGGGTATCGAACGCCGGATCCAGCGTCAAAGCAAACGCTTTTTCCGCAATCGCGGGATCACGGAATCCTCCAAGCGCTCGGAGGAGGCGATTGCGGTCGATTCTTTCGGGTGCCCTTTTCGCTTCCGCCACGAACGCATCGAACAATGCAGAATCACCGCGCGAAGCTGCCACCGAAAGCACCGTTTGAATCACGTCCGGATCGATGGCTTTGCGGTCGGTAAGCCATGCGCGTGCGAGCTTCGTCGCTTCGGCTACGAGCTTTTCGTCACCGCCTTCCTCGGCCACGAGAGAAATCAATTGCGAACGCAATTCACGCGTCGGATCATCGTCCTTCGGTTGGCTGCGGAATCCGAGCGTCTGGGCGCGTTTACCGAAGATGTCGCGCACGAATCCAGCGAATTTTGGACGCTGCTCTTCCGAAAAAAGATGCCCTTTCGCAAGCGCCCAGAACGGCGCCATCGTGGATTCCACGACCGCAGCGTTTTTATCGTCCGCCAATTTCGCTGCAATTTCGAGCACTTGCGGGTAATCGAGTTTTCCGGCAGTTGCGAGAGCACCGACGTCGCCGAGCAGCGAGATTCGCTCGGGCGCCGAAAGAATGTCCGTCTTCTTCGACAATTTTTGCAGAAGATCCGGTGCATACGCCACGCGATAATAGCCATTGGCACCATCGTTCGCGACGACCCAATCGGGACAATATGGCAGGGGCAATTCACCGCTCGAGGCATCGAGATTCACGCAGCGCGTTTCCGTTTTCGCTCCGGCTCCAAAGCGTGCGCACACCGGTATTTTCCACACCGACGTCCCTGCTGATTGTTCGGCCCCTTCGGGCAAATACCGCGATTGCGAAAGCGTGAGCTTCGGGGCATTGCCACATGCAAGCGTGACGTTCACCAGAGGGACGCCGGGTTGGTCGAGAAACGAGAAAAACGCCGGCGTGATGTCTTTGCCGGCTTCGGCGGAAATGGATGCCAAAAAGTCTTTCGCCGTCGCACTACCGAATTCGTGTTCGCGCAAATAACGCTGCACACCTTTGCGGAATTTTTCCTCGCCCACGTACATCTCGAACATGCGCGTGACGGCGGCACCTTTGCCATACGTAATGCCGTCGAAGGCATTGTGAATGTCGTCGATCGATTCGATGGGTTGTCGAATGCGCCGCGCCGTTGCGAGGCTATCGGCGCGCATGGCAGACGTCGCAGACTGTGCGCGTTCAGCGGCGGTGTTCCAGGTCGGTTCGAGTTGTTCCGTGATTTTCGGCGCCATCCACGTGGCAAACGTTTCGTTCAGCCACAAATCGTCCCACCAGGCCATCGTGACCAAATTGCCAAACCATTGATGCGCGAGCTCGTGTGCACAGATGCCTGCATACCGACTGCGGAACGATGCGGATTCTTCTTCGGGACGCGAAAGAATGAGCGATTGATTGAACGTGACGAGCCCCGGGTTTTCCATGGCGCCCCCGAGAAGCGGCACGGAAATCACGTCGAGTTTTTCGTAAGGATACGGCGTACCAAAATACTTCTCCAAAAGATCGAGTATCGGGCCCGTCGTCGCTGCTGCATAATGCGCCCAGGCTTTTTTCCCGCGCGGTGCAATCACGCGAATGGGCGTCTTCTTTGCGCCCGCCGTGCCCGCTTCCACCAGTTCGAATGGCCCCACGGCAAACGCGACGAGATAACTCGGAAGCGGCTTGGTTTCCGCAAACCGCACGAGCTTCATGCCATTCGGTTCGTCCGTCGTCGATTCAGGCGGCGTATTCGAAAGCGCAACGTCGCCCTTGCGCGCACGAAGTGTCAATTGCCAAGGAATTTTGTACCCTGGCTCGTCGAAGGACGGAAATGCCCGGCGCGCCTCGAGCGGCTCGAAGTCCGAATAGACATACCAATCATTGCCCTCCTTCTGACGCGTGACGCCTGCGGTTTCCCTCGTGAGCAGTGGACCGCGATAAACCAGGGAAATTGCGGCATTCCCAGCCGGAAGTGGAGCATCGAAGGACAGGCCAACGAAGTATCGATCCCCGACAATGAGTTTGGCCGGTACGCTCGCTTGCCCAATTTGCGCTTCGGCCCGTTCAATGGTGAGCCCTTCGATGTTGAGCCACACAAGTGACGTCGACTTGTCGATCTTTACGTCGATTCGCGTTTTGCCGGTGAAGATTTCTTCCGTGGGAATGAGCGTCAATTCGACGGCTTGGCGCACGGGGTGCACATCGTCGGGCAAACGGAGAGGTGGTGGGGTCGGTGGAGTCGATTGCGATCCCGCCGTAGGCGACGCTGCTTTCTGAACAATCGTCGACTCGATCTTCGGCGCATCGACTGTGCCCGTGGAGGCACACGACAACAGTGTAAGAGCAGTAAGAGCGAGACCTATTGTTCTCATCGGTGATTGACCGCTCTGCGGCATGGCTGACGGTGCGTCAAGTCCGAGCACGCATATGCCGTAACGATACACATGCAGGGCGCGAACCATGCTACGGAAGGGCGAGCCGCTGCCGAGGTTTTTCTGAATGTACGACTGGAATGCCAACGTCCCACTGCTTGTCGATGCAGGTGGTGAGAACCGGTCCGAGCACACAGCGCTGCGTCGCGCGTTCGGGCGCGGACCGAAAAATGTCGCCGTAGTCGACGAAACGCTTCGGGATGGACTGCAAAGCGCCGCCGGGATCCAGCCTGAAACGTCGCAAAAAATCGATCTCGTCCATGCGATGGATGCGATCGGCGTCGATGTCGTCAGCGTGGGTCTTCCTGCTGCAGGCAAGCAAAACGCCGAGGATTGTTATCTCATTTGCCGCGAAATCGTGCGGTCCAAGCTGCGCCTCATCCCCACCGCAGCGGCCCGCACGGTCGTTTCGGACGTGCAAGGCATCGCGCGCGCGGCGCAGCGAGCTGGCATCCCCATCGAGGTGTATTCGTTCATCGGCAGCTCGCCTATCCGCCTTTTCGTCGAAGGCTGGGATCTCGACTTTTTGATTGGCGCAATCACGGGCGCCGCGCGAGAAGCCACCGCCGCGGGTTTGCCCTTTTGCCTCGTCACGG
This genomic window from Polyangiaceae bacterium contains:
- a CDS encoding ERAP1-like C-terminal domain-containing protein — translated: MRQAVELTLIPTEEIFTGKTRIDVKIDKSTSLVWLNIEGLTIERAEAQIGQASVPAKLIVGDRYFVGLSFDAPLPAGNAAISLVYRGPLLTRETAGVTRQKEGNDWYVYSDFEPLEARRAFPSFDEPGYKIPWQLTLRARKGDVALSNTPPESTTDEPNGMKLVRFAETKPLPSYLVAFAVGPFELVEAGTAGAKKTPIRVIAPRGKKAWAHYAAATTGPILDLLEKYFGTPYPYEKLDVISVPLLGGAMENPGLVTFNQSLILSRPEEESASFRSRYAGICAHELAHQWFGNLVTMAWWDDLWLNETFATWMAPKITEQLEPTWNTAAERAQSATSAMRADSLATARRIRQPIESIDDIHNAFDGITYGKGAAVTRMFEMYVGEEKFRKGVQRYLREHEFGSATAKDFLASISAEAGKDITPAFFSFLDQPGVPLVNVTLACGNAPKLTLSQSRYLPEGAEQSAGTSVWKIPVCARFGAGAKTETRCVNLDASSGELPLPYCPDWVVANDGANGYYRVAYAPDLLQKLSKKTDILSAPERISLLGDVGALATAGKLDYPQVLEIAAKLADDKNAAVVESTMAPFWALAKGHLFSEEQRPKFAGFVRDIFGKRAQTLGFRSQPKDDDPTRELRSQLISLVAEEGGDEKLVAEATKLARAWLTDRKAIDPDVIQTVLSVAASRGDSALFDAFVAEAKRAPERIDRNRLLRALGGFRDPAIAEKAFALTLDPAFDTREAMQVLMAASWHPATKERAYAFLKKNFDDLAARLPSEYPARFSWFGAALCDDKRRDEVIAYFKDRSPKYAGGPRMLAQSLESMRICAALRRSQQPNVDAFLKARK